In Paralcaligenes sp. KSB-10, the following are encoded in one genomic region:
- the kdpC gene encoding potassium-transporting ATPase subunit KdpC → MKDTLRPAFILFAALSLICCLVYPYAITGIGQIIFPYQANGSLIQKNGRTIGSALIGQSFSSPRYFWGRPSATGPMPNNAAASGGSNLGPSNPALPDSVKSRIAALKRLDPDNTLPIPVDLVSASASGLDPEISVAAANYQAPRIARLRKLPLAAVLKLISSHAQVQHLGFFGEPRINVLALNMALDEQH, encoded by the coding sequence ATGAAAGACACACTGCGCCCGGCGTTCATACTTTTTGCAGCACTTAGCCTGATTTGCTGCCTGGTATATCCCTACGCAATAACAGGCATAGGCCAAATAATCTTTCCCTACCAGGCCAATGGCAGCCTGATACAGAAAAATGGCCGGACGATAGGATCGGCGCTCATCGGCCAATCGTTTTCGTCGCCACGCTATTTTTGGGGGCGGCCATCAGCCACCGGGCCGATGCCGAACAATGCGGCGGCCTCCGGAGGCTCCAATCTTGGCCCCTCCAATCCCGCACTGCCGGACTCCGTAAAAAGCCGCATTGCAGCGCTGAAACGGCTTGATCCGGACAATACCTTGCCAATTCCTGTCGATCTGGTCAGCGCTTCGGCCAGTGGCCTGGATCCGGAAATCAGCGTCGCGGCGGCCAATTACCAGGCCCCGCGTATCGCCCGCCTGCGCAAGCTCCCTCTCGCGGCGGTTCTCAAGCTCATTTCCAGCCATGCACAGGTTCAACATCTCGGCTTTTTTGGCGAGCCCAGGATCAACGTACTGGCCCTGAATATGGCGCTCGACGAGCAGCACTGA
- the kdpB gene encoding potassium-transporting ATPase subunit KdpB produces the protein MLIALIEACKKLDPRIQWRNPVMFVVYVGSIMTTLLFIQAVVGVGEASPGFILAVAIWLWFTVLFANFAEALAEGRSKAQAASLRALKKTIIAKKLETARHGSPWAATDAIALRKGDTVLVETGDTIPSDGVVIDGVASVDESAITGESAPVIRESGGDFSSVTGGTRVLSDWLIVRVATNPGEAFLDRMIAMVEGAKRKKTPNEVALTILLVALTIVFLVVIVTLLPYSLYSVHIANGGSPVSITVLIALLACLIPTTIGGLLSAIGVAGMSRMMRANVIATSGRAVEAAGDVDILLLDKTGTITLGNRQAALFVPAPGLTEQQLADTAQLASLADETPEGRSICILAKQRFNIRERDMTALHASFVPFTAQTRMSGIDIDGRAIRKGAADAIRRHVESLGQAFPAEVERAVDDMSRRGSTPLVVADNGRVIGSIELKDIVKGGIKERFAELRRMGIKTIMITGDNKLTAAAIAAEAGVDDFLAEATPEEKLKLIRGYQAEGRMIAMTGDGTNDAPALAQADVAVAMNSGTQAAKEAGNMVDLDSNPTKLLEIVEIGKQMLITRGSLTTFSIANDVAKYFAIIPAAFVTTYPQLKALDVMHLASPSSAIMSAVIFNALIIVALIPSALKGVKYRAVGAAQLLRRNLLIYGLGGILVPFIGIKLIDLALTLLHLV, from the coding sequence ATGCTTATCGCCTTGATTGAAGCGTGCAAAAAACTTGATCCGCGTATCCAATGGCGCAATCCGGTAATGTTCGTGGTGTATGTGGGCAGCATCATGACCACCCTGCTGTTCATCCAGGCTGTCGTCGGCGTGGGCGAGGCAAGTCCGGGATTTATTCTTGCCGTGGCAATCTGGCTTTGGTTCACCGTGCTGTTTGCCAATTTCGCCGAGGCCCTGGCCGAAGGCCGCAGCAAGGCACAGGCGGCATCGCTGCGGGCCTTGAAGAAAACCATTATCGCCAAGAAGCTGGAGACCGCCCGGCATGGCAGTCCATGGGCCGCAACCGATGCCATTGCGCTGCGCAAAGGCGATACGGTATTGGTCGAAACAGGAGACACCATTCCTTCCGATGGTGTGGTCATCGACGGAGTGGCTTCTGTAGATGAAAGCGCCATCACAGGGGAATCCGCGCCAGTCATTCGCGAATCGGGCGGCGATTTCAGTTCAGTGACGGGCGGAACACGGGTGCTGTCGGACTGGTTGATCGTTCGCGTGGCGACCAATCCCGGCGAAGCATTCCTGGACCGCATGATCGCCATGGTCGAGGGAGCCAAACGCAAAAAAACGCCCAATGAAGTCGCTCTTACGATCTTGCTGGTAGCGCTCACCATAGTCTTTCTGGTGGTTATCGTCACCTTGCTCCCTTACTCGCTCTATTCGGTTCATATTGCCAACGGCGGTTCGCCGGTGTCAATCACCGTATTGATCGCCTTGCTGGCCTGCCTTATCCCGACCACGATAGGCGGCTTGCTTTCAGCCATCGGCGTGGCCGGCATGAGCCGGATGATGAGGGCAAATGTCATCGCCACGTCGGGCCGCGCGGTCGAAGCGGCGGGCGACGTCGATATACTGCTGCTGGACAAGACAGGAACCATTACCCTCGGCAATCGGCAAGCCGCATTGTTTGTCCCCGCTCCCGGCCTCACGGAACAGCAACTGGCCGACACGGCGCAACTGGCATCCCTGGCCGATGAAACGCCCGAAGGACGCAGCATCTGCATATTGGCCAAGCAGCGCTTCAATATCCGCGAACGCGACATGACGGCGCTGCATGCCAGCTTCGTGCCCTTCACTGCCCAAACCCGCATGAGCGGTATCGATATTGACGGCCGCGCGATTCGCAAGGGCGCCGCCGACGCGATCAGGCGTCATGTCGAATCGCTGGGGCAGGCTTTTCCGGCTGAAGTCGAGAGAGCCGTGGACGATATGTCCCGGCGCGGCAGCACTCCCCTGGTTGTGGCTGACAATGGCCGGGTAATAGGTTCAATCGAACTGAAAGATATAGTCAAAGGCGGTATCAAGGAACGGTTCGCCGAACTGCGTCGCATGGGTATCAAGACAATCATGATTACCGGCGACAACAAATTGACGGCCGCCGCGATCGCCGCCGAAGCCGGCGTGGATGATTTCCTGGCCGAGGCCACGCCCGAGGAAAAGCTGAAACTGATACGCGGCTATCAGGCGGAAGGACGAATGATAGCCATGACGGGCGATGGCACCAATGACGCTCCGGCGCTGGCCCAGGCGGATGTGGCCGTGGCCATGAATTCCGGCACGCAAGCGGCCAAGGAAGCCGGCAATATGGTCGATCTGGACTCGAATCCGACCAAGCTGCTGGAAATCGTGGAAATCGGCAAACAGATGCTGATCACACGCGGCTCGCTCACGACGTTTTCCATTGCCAACGACGTCGCCAAGTATTTTGCGATTATTCCGGCAGCGTTCGTCACTACGTATCCGCAACTGAAGGCGCTCGACGTCATGCATCTGGCCAGCCCCTCATCGGCCATCATGTCGGCGGTGATTTTCAATGCCTTGATTATCGTGGCTCTGATTCCATCGGCCCTCAAAGGCGTCAAATACCGTGCCGTTGGCGCTGCGCAGTTATTGCGCCGCAACTTGCTGATCTATGGACTGGGCGGGATCCTCGTGCCATTCATCGGCATCAAGCTGATTGATCTGGCGCTGACCTTGCTTCATCTTGTGTAG